A single Drosophila miranda strain MSH22 chromosome XR, D.miranda_PacBio2.1, whole genome shotgun sequence DNA region contains:
- the LOC108151384 gene encoding E3 ubiquitin-protein ligase Nedd-4 isoform X1, whose product MSARSSGSVAAVAAMSAAASSSSAAASGGDVPRPPPRRRAASVAGQQQTRQEFGNGHTPRRSLAAVNDSGDSCHLRIVVLSGQSLAKKDIFGASDPYVRIDLNTINGDINIDSVLTKTKKKTLNPSWNEEFIFRVKPSEHKLVFQVFDENRLTRDDFLGMVELTLVNLPTEQEGRTIGDQGYTLRPRRSVGSAKSRIKGYLKIYHAFIRETREQSEPSSSNSDGEWEHVEATNASDTSAQPHPFPTGGNDALPAGWEERQDANGRTYYVNHTARTTQWERPTVLNSNSGQSADQLASDFQRRFHISVDETETGRSADAVSRNSLEDESTAVNTPEATTPTTISSPNTTPTIHNENNGNGSGNMLIDPTQDTTSFVYNSLRHPVAARPPEISATSLQNDLRPVRQAPDVPDIAMTTILTRRAIDNMAYNLGRHEQEHNQQQQQQQRQQRRRQQMQLHIQQHQQRQQQQNRQLNEDNDHTDSHNSSEISAPPTRRNSEEDNAAVPPQDQNAGGEEEALPPRWSMQVAPNGRTFFIDHASRRTTWIDPRNGRASPMPNQTRRVEDDLGPLPEGWEERVHTDGRVFYIDHNTRTTQWEDPRLSNPNIAGQAVPYSRDYKQKYEYFKSHIRKPTNVPNKLEIRIRRTSILEDSYRIISSVTKTDLLKTKLWVEFEGETGLDYGGLAREWFYLLSKEMFNPYYGLFEYSAMDNYTLQINNGSGLCNEEHLSYFKFIGRIAGMAVYHGKLLDAFFIRPFYKMMLQKPIDLKDMESVDTEYYNSLMWIKENDPRILELTFCLDDDVLGQKSQHDLKPGGANIDVTNENKDEYIKLVIEWRFVARVKEQMSSFLDGFGSIIPLNLIKIFDEHELELLMCGIQNIDVKDWRENTLYKGDYHMNHIIIQWFWRAVLSFSNEMRSRLLQFVTGTSRVPMNGFKELYGSNGPQMFTIEKWGTPNNFPRAHTCFNRLDLPPYEGYLQLKDKLIKAIEGSQGFAGVD is encoded by the exons AACGACTCTGGCGACTCGTGTCATCTGCGGATTGTGGTGCTCAGCGGCCAGTCCCTGGCCAAGAAGGACATATTCGGCGCCAG CGATCCATATGTCCGAATCGATTTGAACACAATCAATGGTGATATTAATATTGACTCGGTtttgacaaaaacaaaaaagaag ACACTGAATCCATCCTGGAACGAGGAGTTCATATTCAGA GTGAAACCCTCTGAGCATAAGCTTGTCTTTCAAGTATTCGACGAGAATCGGCTGACTCGCGACGACTTTCTGGGCATGGTCGAGCTCACGCTGGTCAATCTGCCCACAGAGCAGGAGGGTCGCACGATCGGCGACCAAGGCTACACTCTGCGTCCGCGCAGGTCAGTAGG CAGCGCCAAATCCCGCATCAAGGGCTATCTGAAGATCTATCACGCCTTCATCCGTGAGACGCGCGAACAGAGCGAGCCCTCGAGCAGCAACAGCGATGGGGAATGGGAGCATGTGGAGGCCACCAATGCCAGCGACACGTCAGCGCAGCCG CACCCGTTTCCTACTGGCGGCAATGATGCCTTGCCCGCCGGCTGGGAGGAGCGACAGGATGCCAATGGGCGCACATATTATGTGAATCATACGGCAAGGACGACGCAATGGGAGAGACCCACTGT TTTGAATAGCAACAGTGGCCAGTCGGCTGATCAACTGGCCTCGGATTTCCAGCGACGTTTTCACATCAGCGTGGACGAAACGGAGACTGGACGCTCGGCG GATGCCGTCAGTCGCAATAGTTTAGAGGATGAAAGCACAGCAGTAAACACACCAGAAGCAACCACACCAACCACAATCTCATCACCAAACACCACACCAACGATCCACAACGAGaacaatggcaatggcagtgGGAATATGTTGATCGATCCGACACAGGATACAACCAG TTTTGTTTACAATTCCCTGCGACATCCTGTTGCCGCTAGGCCACCCGAAATCTCAGCCACCAGCTTGCAAAACGATTTGCGTCCGGTGCGCCAGGCGCCCGATGTACCAGACATTGCCATGACCACGATCCTGACACGGCGGGCCATCGACAACATGGCCTACAATCTGGGACGGCACGAGCAGGAGCAtaaccaacagcagcagcagcagcagcggcaacagcgGCGGCGCCAGCAAATGCAGCTGCAtatacagcagcaccagcagcggcaacagcagcagaacagACAATTG AACGAAGACAACGATCACACAGACAGCCACAATTCCTCAGAGATCTCAGCTCCGCCCACCCGACGCAATTCCGAGGAAGACAATGCGGCTGTGCCACCACAGGATCAA AATGCTGGCGGCGAGGAGGAGGCACTGCCACCGCGCTGGTCCATGCAAGTGGCGCCCAACGGCCGCACTTTCTTCATTGACCATGCCTCGCGCCGCACCACCTGGATAGATCCACGCAATGGACGGGCCAGTCCCATGCCAAACCAGACACGACGCGTCGAGGACGACCTGGGACCCTTGCCGGAGGGCTGGGAGGAGCGTGTGCATACGGATGGGCGTGTATTCTACATAGATCACA ATACACGCACCACACAGTGGGAGGATCCACGTTTGTCCAATCCAAACATTGCCGGACAGGCGGTGCCCTATTCGAGGGATTACAAACAGAAATACGAGTATTTCAAGAGTCACATTAGAAAGCCT ACAAACGTACCAAATAAACTGGAAATACGCATTCGCCGTACATCCATATTGGAGGACTCGTACCGAATCATCAGTTCGGTGACAAAAACAGATCTACTGAAGACTAAGTTGTGGGTGGAATTTGAGGGAGAGACTGGTTTAG ATTACGGTGGCCTTGCTAGGGAGTGGTTCTATTTACTATCCAAAGAAATGTTTAATCCATACTACGGACTATTTGAGTACTCGGCGATGGATAACTACACATTGCAAATCAACAACGGCAGCGGTTTGTGCAACGAGGAGCATTTAAGTTACTTCAA ATTCATTGGACGGATTGCTGGCATGGCTGTATATCATGGCAAGCTGCTGGATGCCTTCTTTATTCGTCCTTTCTACAAGATGATGCTGCAAAAGCCCATCGACCTGAAGGACATGGAGTCTGTGGACACGGAGTACTACAACTCTTTGATGTGGATCAAGGAGAACGATCCGCGCATTCTGGAGCTGACATTCTGCCTGGACGATGATGTGCTCGGCCAGAAGAGCCAGCACGATCTGAAGCCTGGTGGCGCCAACATAGACGTGACCAATGAGAACAAAGACGAGTACATCAA GCTCGTCATTGAATGGCGCTTTGTCGCGCGCGTCAAGGAACAAATGTCGTCCTTTCTCGACGGCTTTGGCTCGATTATTCCCCTGAATCTGATAAAGATCTTCGATGAgcacgagctggagctgctAATGTGCGGCATCCAGAACATCGATGTCAAGGACTGGCGCGAGAATACGCTGTACAAGGGCGACTATCACATGAATCACATTATTATCCAATGGTTCTGGCGCGCCGTTCTCTCCTTTTCCAACGAGATGCGCTCTCGCCTCCTACAGTTCGTGACCGGCACCTCACGCGTGCCCATGAACGGTTTCAAAGAGCTGTACGGCTCGAATGGCCCACAGATGTTCACCATCGAGAAGTGGGGCACACCCAACAACTTTCCACGGGCACACACTTG CTTTAATCGCCTGGACCTGCCGCCCTATGAGGGCTACCTGCAGCTGAAGGACAAGCTGATCAAGGCCATTGAGGGCAGTCAAGGCTTCGCGGGTGTTGATTAA
- the LOC108151384 gene encoding E3 ubiquitin-protein ligase Nedd-4 isoform X8 produces the protein MAESTTTSPSGTSEDGQIHGYNNSDNDSGDSCHLRIVVLSGQSLAKKDIFGASDPYVRIDLNTINGDINIDSVLTKTKKKTLNPSWNEEFIFRVKPSEHKLVFQVFDENRLTRDDFLGMVELTLVNLPTEQEGRTIGDQGYTLRPRRSVGAKSRIKGYLKIYHAFIRETREQSEPSSSNSDGEWEHVEATNASDTSAQPHPFPTGGNDALPAGWEERQDANGRTYYVNHTARTTQWERPTVLNSNSGQSADQLASDFQRRFHISVDETETGRSADAVSRNSLEDESTAVNTPEATTPTTISSPNTTPTIHNENNGNGSGNMLIDPTQDTTSFVYNSLRHPVAARPPEISATSLQNDLRPVRQAPDVPDIAMTTILTRRAIDNMAYNLGRHEQEHNQQQQQQQRQQRRRQQMQLHIQQHQQRQQQQNRQLNEDNDHTDSHNSSEISAPPTRRNSEEDNAAVPPQDQNAGGEEEALPPRWSMQVAPNGRTFFIDHASRRTTWIDPRNGRASPMPNQTRRVEDDLGPLPEGWEERVHTDGRVFYIDHNTRTTQWEDPRLSNPNIAGQAVPYSRDYKQKYEYFKSHIRKPTNVPNKLEIRIRRTSILEDSYRIISSVTKTDLLKTKLWVEFEGETGLDYGGLAREWFYLLSKEMFNPYYGLFEYSAMDNYTLQINNGSGLCNEEHLSYFKFIGRIAGMAVYHGKLLDAFFIRPFYKMMLQKPIDLKDMESVDTEYYNSLMWIKENDPRILELTFCLDDDVLGQKSQHDLKPGGANIDVTNENKDEYIKLVIEWRFVARVKEQMSSFLDGFGSIIPLNLIKIFDEHELELLMCGIQNIDVKDWRENTLYKGDYHMNHIIIQWFWRAVLSFSNEMRSRLLQFVTGTSRVPMNGFKELYGSNGPQMFTIEKWGTPNNFPRAHTCFNRLDLPPYEGYLQLKDKLIKAIEGSQGFAGVD, from the exons AACGACTCTGGCGACTCGTGTCATCTGCGGATTGTGGTGCTCAGCGGCCAGTCCCTGGCCAAGAAGGACATATTCGGCGCCAG CGATCCATATGTCCGAATCGATTTGAACACAATCAATGGTGATATTAATATTGACTCGGTtttgacaaaaacaaaaaagaag ACACTGAATCCATCCTGGAACGAGGAGTTCATATTCAGA GTGAAACCCTCTGAGCATAAGCTTGTCTTTCAAGTATTCGACGAGAATCGGCTGACTCGCGACGACTTTCTGGGCATGGTCGAGCTCACGCTGGTCAATCTGCCCACAGAGCAGGAGGGTCGCACGATCGGCGACCAAGGCTACACTCTGCGTCCGCGCAGGTCAGTAGG CGCCAAATCCCGCATCAAGGGCTATCTGAAGATCTATCACGCCTTCATCCGTGAGACGCGCGAACAGAGCGAGCCCTCGAGCAGCAACAGCGATGGGGAATGGGAGCATGTGGAGGCCACCAATGCCAGCGACACGTCAGCGCAGCCG CACCCGTTTCCTACTGGCGGCAATGATGCCTTGCCCGCCGGCTGGGAGGAGCGACAGGATGCCAATGGGCGCACATATTATGTGAATCATACGGCAAGGACGACGCAATGGGAGAGACCCACTGT TTTGAATAGCAACAGTGGCCAGTCGGCTGATCAACTGGCCTCGGATTTCCAGCGACGTTTTCACATCAGCGTGGACGAAACGGAGACTGGACGCTCGGCG GATGCCGTCAGTCGCAATAGTTTAGAGGATGAAAGCACAGCAGTAAACACACCAGAAGCAACCACACCAACCACAATCTCATCACCAAACACCACACCAACGATCCACAACGAGaacaatggcaatggcagtgGGAATATGTTGATCGATCCGACACAGGATACAACCAG TTTTGTTTACAATTCCCTGCGACATCCTGTTGCCGCTAGGCCACCCGAAATCTCAGCCACCAGCTTGCAAAACGATTTGCGTCCGGTGCGCCAGGCGCCCGATGTACCAGACATTGCCATGACCACGATCCTGACACGGCGGGCCATCGACAACATGGCCTACAATCTGGGACGGCACGAGCAGGAGCAtaaccaacagcagcagcagcagcagcggcaacagcgGCGGCGCCAGCAAATGCAGCTGCAtatacagcagcaccagcagcggcaacagcagcagaacagACAATTG AACGAAGACAACGATCACACAGACAGCCACAATTCCTCAGAGATCTCAGCTCCGCCCACCCGACGCAATTCCGAGGAAGACAATGCGGCTGTGCCACCACAGGATCAA AATGCTGGCGGCGAGGAGGAGGCACTGCCACCGCGCTGGTCCATGCAAGTGGCGCCCAACGGCCGCACTTTCTTCATTGACCATGCCTCGCGCCGCACCACCTGGATAGATCCACGCAATGGACGGGCCAGTCCCATGCCAAACCAGACACGACGCGTCGAGGACGACCTGGGACCCTTGCCGGAGGGCTGGGAGGAGCGTGTGCATACGGATGGGCGTGTATTCTACATAGATCACA ATACACGCACCACACAGTGGGAGGATCCACGTTTGTCCAATCCAAACATTGCCGGACAGGCGGTGCCCTATTCGAGGGATTACAAACAGAAATACGAGTATTTCAAGAGTCACATTAGAAAGCCT ACAAACGTACCAAATAAACTGGAAATACGCATTCGCCGTACATCCATATTGGAGGACTCGTACCGAATCATCAGTTCGGTGACAAAAACAGATCTACTGAAGACTAAGTTGTGGGTGGAATTTGAGGGAGAGACTGGTTTAG ATTACGGTGGCCTTGCTAGGGAGTGGTTCTATTTACTATCCAAAGAAATGTTTAATCCATACTACGGACTATTTGAGTACTCGGCGATGGATAACTACACATTGCAAATCAACAACGGCAGCGGTTTGTGCAACGAGGAGCATTTAAGTTACTTCAA ATTCATTGGACGGATTGCTGGCATGGCTGTATATCATGGCAAGCTGCTGGATGCCTTCTTTATTCGTCCTTTCTACAAGATGATGCTGCAAAAGCCCATCGACCTGAAGGACATGGAGTCTGTGGACACGGAGTACTACAACTCTTTGATGTGGATCAAGGAGAACGATCCGCGCATTCTGGAGCTGACATTCTGCCTGGACGATGATGTGCTCGGCCAGAAGAGCCAGCACGATCTGAAGCCTGGTGGCGCCAACATAGACGTGACCAATGAGAACAAAGACGAGTACATCAA GCTCGTCATTGAATGGCGCTTTGTCGCGCGCGTCAAGGAACAAATGTCGTCCTTTCTCGACGGCTTTGGCTCGATTATTCCCCTGAATCTGATAAAGATCTTCGATGAgcacgagctggagctgctAATGTGCGGCATCCAGAACATCGATGTCAAGGACTGGCGCGAGAATACGCTGTACAAGGGCGACTATCACATGAATCACATTATTATCCAATGGTTCTGGCGCGCCGTTCTCTCCTTTTCCAACGAGATGCGCTCTCGCCTCCTACAGTTCGTGACCGGCACCTCACGCGTGCCCATGAACGGTTTCAAAGAGCTGTACGGCTCGAATGGCCCACAGATGTTCACCATCGAGAAGTGGGGCACACCCAACAACTTTCCACGGGCACACACTTG CTTTAATCGCCTGGACCTGCCGCCCTATGAGGGCTACCTGCAGCTGAAGGACAAGCTGATCAAGGCCATTGAGGGCAGTCAAGGCTTCGCGGGTGTTGATTAA
- the LOC108151384 gene encoding E3 ubiquitin-protein ligase Nedd-4 isoform X6, with protein MSARSSGSVAAVAAMSAAASSSSAAASGGDVPRPPPRRRAASVAGQQQTRQEFGNGHTPRRSLAAVNDSGDSCHLRIVVLSGQSLAKKDIFGASDPYVRIDLNTINGDINIDSVLTKTKKKTLNPSWNEEFIFRVKPSEHKLVFQVFDENRLTRDDFLGMVELTLVNLPTEQEGRTIGDQGYTLRPRRSVGSAKSRIKGYLKIYHAFIRETREQSEPSSSNSDGEWEHVEATNASDTSAQPHPFPTGGNDALPAGWEERQDANGRTYYVNHTARTTQWERPTVLNSNSGQSADQLASDFQRRFHISVDETETGRSARSRNGPAAQTLETLASEEEDRDRDRDRDRADDEVNEPESESESESESVPVVDLQNNQSNCLHCGEAHVEDEQNVDANGDSDAHAHAHAGADAEEQPISSAVQICDILDRNLYLGRIFNEDNDHTDSHNSSEISAPPTRRNSEEDNAAVPPQDQNAGGEEEALPPRWSMQVAPNGRTFFIDHASRRTTWIDPRNGRASPMPNQTRRVEDDLGPLPEGWEERVHTDGRVFYIDHNTRTTQWEDPRLSNPNIAGQAVPYSRDYKQKYEYFKSHIRKPTNVPNKLEIRIRRTSILEDSYRIISSVTKTDLLKTKLWVEFEGETGLDYGGLAREWFYLLSKEMFNPYYGLFEYSAMDNYTLQINNGSGLCNEEHLSYFKFIGRIAGMAVYHGKLLDAFFIRPFYKMMLQKPIDLKDMESVDTEYYNSLMWIKENDPRILELTFCLDDDVLGQKSQHDLKPGGANIDVTNENKDEYIKLVIEWRFVARVKEQMSSFLDGFGSIIPLNLIKIFDEHELELLMCGIQNIDVKDWRENTLYKGDYHMNHIIIQWFWRAVLSFSNEMRSRLLQFVTGTSRVPMNGFKELYGSNGPQMFTIEKWGTPNNFPRAHTCFNRLDLPPYEGYLQLKDKLIKAIEGSQGFAGVD; from the exons AACGACTCTGGCGACTCGTGTCATCTGCGGATTGTGGTGCTCAGCGGCCAGTCCCTGGCCAAGAAGGACATATTCGGCGCCAG CGATCCATATGTCCGAATCGATTTGAACACAATCAATGGTGATATTAATATTGACTCGGTtttgacaaaaacaaaaaagaag ACACTGAATCCATCCTGGAACGAGGAGTTCATATTCAGA GTGAAACCCTCTGAGCATAAGCTTGTCTTTCAAGTATTCGACGAGAATCGGCTGACTCGCGACGACTTTCTGGGCATGGTCGAGCTCACGCTGGTCAATCTGCCCACAGAGCAGGAGGGTCGCACGATCGGCGACCAAGGCTACACTCTGCGTCCGCGCAGGTCAGTAGG CAGCGCCAAATCCCGCATCAAGGGCTATCTGAAGATCTATCACGCCTTCATCCGTGAGACGCGCGAACAGAGCGAGCCCTCGAGCAGCAACAGCGATGGGGAATGGGAGCATGTGGAGGCCACCAATGCCAGCGACACGTCAGCGCAGCCG CACCCGTTTCCTACTGGCGGCAATGATGCCTTGCCCGCCGGCTGGGAGGAGCGACAGGATGCCAATGGGCGCACATATTATGTGAATCATACGGCAAGGACGACGCAATGGGAGAGACCCACTGT TTTGAATAGCAACAGTGGCCAGTCGGCTGATCAACTGGCCTCGGATTTCCAGCGACGTTTTCACATCAGCGTGGACGAAACGGAGACTGGACGCTCGGCG AGATCCAGGAACGGCCCTGCAGCCCAGACTCTGGAGACTCTGGCCAGTGAAGAAGAGGATCGGGATCGGGATCGGGATCGGGATAGGGCCGACGACGAAGTAAACGAGCcagagtccgagtccgagtccgagtccgagagtGTGCCAGTTGTCGATCTACAGAATAATCAATCGAATTGTCTGCATTGCGGCGAGGCACATGTTGAGGATGAGCAGAATGTGGATGCGAATGGTGATTCcgatgcccatgcccatgcccatgccggTGCCGATGCGGAGGAGCAACCCATTTCTAGTGCTGTGCAAATCTGTGATATACTCGATAGGAACTTGTACCTGGGACGCATATTT AACGAAGACAACGATCACACAGACAGCCACAATTCCTCAGAGATCTCAGCTCCGCCCACCCGACGCAATTCCGAGGAAGACAATGCGGCTGTGCCACCACAGGATCAA AATGCTGGCGGCGAGGAGGAGGCACTGCCACCGCGCTGGTCCATGCAAGTGGCGCCCAACGGCCGCACTTTCTTCATTGACCATGCCTCGCGCCGCACCACCTGGATAGATCCACGCAATGGACGGGCCAGTCCCATGCCAAACCAGACACGACGCGTCGAGGACGACCTGGGACCCTTGCCGGAGGGCTGGGAGGAGCGTGTGCATACGGATGGGCGTGTATTCTACATAGATCACA ATACACGCACCACACAGTGGGAGGATCCACGTTTGTCCAATCCAAACATTGCCGGACAGGCGGTGCCCTATTCGAGGGATTACAAACAGAAATACGAGTATTTCAAGAGTCACATTAGAAAGCCT ACAAACGTACCAAATAAACTGGAAATACGCATTCGCCGTACATCCATATTGGAGGACTCGTACCGAATCATCAGTTCGGTGACAAAAACAGATCTACTGAAGACTAAGTTGTGGGTGGAATTTGAGGGAGAGACTGGTTTAG ATTACGGTGGCCTTGCTAGGGAGTGGTTCTATTTACTATCCAAAGAAATGTTTAATCCATACTACGGACTATTTGAGTACTCGGCGATGGATAACTACACATTGCAAATCAACAACGGCAGCGGTTTGTGCAACGAGGAGCATTTAAGTTACTTCAA ATTCATTGGACGGATTGCTGGCATGGCTGTATATCATGGCAAGCTGCTGGATGCCTTCTTTATTCGTCCTTTCTACAAGATGATGCTGCAAAAGCCCATCGACCTGAAGGACATGGAGTCTGTGGACACGGAGTACTACAACTCTTTGATGTGGATCAAGGAGAACGATCCGCGCATTCTGGAGCTGACATTCTGCCTGGACGATGATGTGCTCGGCCAGAAGAGCCAGCACGATCTGAAGCCTGGTGGCGCCAACATAGACGTGACCAATGAGAACAAAGACGAGTACATCAA GCTCGTCATTGAATGGCGCTTTGTCGCGCGCGTCAAGGAACAAATGTCGTCCTTTCTCGACGGCTTTGGCTCGATTATTCCCCTGAATCTGATAAAGATCTTCGATGAgcacgagctggagctgctAATGTGCGGCATCCAGAACATCGATGTCAAGGACTGGCGCGAGAATACGCTGTACAAGGGCGACTATCACATGAATCACATTATTATCCAATGGTTCTGGCGCGCCGTTCTCTCCTTTTCCAACGAGATGCGCTCTCGCCTCCTACAGTTCGTGACCGGCACCTCACGCGTGCCCATGAACGGTTTCAAAGAGCTGTACGGCTCGAATGGCCCACAGATGTTCACCATCGAGAAGTGGGGCACACCCAACAACTTTCCACGGGCACACACTTG CTTTAATCGCCTGGACCTGCCGCCCTATGAGGGCTACCTGCAGCTGAAGGACAAGCTGATCAAGGCCATTGAGGGCAGTCAAGGCTTCGCGGGTGTTGATTAA
- the LOC108151384 gene encoding E3 ubiquitin-protein ligase Nedd-4 isoform X9: protein MSARSSGSVAAVAAMSAAASSSSAAASGGDVPRPPPRRRAASVAGQQQTRQEFGNGHTPRRSLAAVNDSGDSCHLRIVVLSGQSLAKKDIFGASDPYVRIDLNTINGDINIDSVLTKTKKKTLNPSWNEEFIFRVKPSEHKLVFQVFDENRLTRDDFLGMVELTLVNLPTEQEGRTIGDQGYTLRPRRSVGSAKSRIKGYLKIYHAFIRETREQSEPSSSNSDGEWEHVEATNASDTSAQPHPFPTGGNDALPAGWEERQDANGRTYYVNHTARTTQWERPTVLNSNSGQSADQLASDFQRRFHISVDETETGRSANEDNDHTDSHNSSEISAPPTRRNSEEDNAAVPPQDQNAGGEEEALPPRWSMQVAPNGRTFFIDHASRRTTWIDPRNGRASPMPNQTRRVEDDLGPLPEGWEERVHTDGRVFYIDHNTRTTQWEDPRLSNPNIAGQAVPYSRDYKQKYEYFKSHIRKPTNVPNKLEIRIRRTSILEDSYRIISSVTKTDLLKTKLWVEFEGETGLDYGGLAREWFYLLSKEMFNPYYGLFEYSAMDNYTLQINNGSGLCNEEHLSYFKFIGRIAGMAVYHGKLLDAFFIRPFYKMMLQKPIDLKDMESVDTEYYNSLMWIKENDPRILELTFCLDDDVLGQKSQHDLKPGGANIDVTNENKDEYIKLVIEWRFVARVKEQMSSFLDGFGSIIPLNLIKIFDEHELELLMCGIQNIDVKDWRENTLYKGDYHMNHIIIQWFWRAVLSFSNEMRSRLLQFVTGTSRVPMNGFKELYGSNGPQMFTIEKWGTPNNFPRAHTCFNRLDLPPYEGYLQLKDKLIKAIEGSQGFAGVD from the exons AACGACTCTGGCGACTCGTGTCATCTGCGGATTGTGGTGCTCAGCGGCCAGTCCCTGGCCAAGAAGGACATATTCGGCGCCAG CGATCCATATGTCCGAATCGATTTGAACACAATCAATGGTGATATTAATATTGACTCGGTtttgacaaaaacaaaaaagaag ACACTGAATCCATCCTGGAACGAGGAGTTCATATTCAGA GTGAAACCCTCTGAGCATAAGCTTGTCTTTCAAGTATTCGACGAGAATCGGCTGACTCGCGACGACTTTCTGGGCATGGTCGAGCTCACGCTGGTCAATCTGCCCACAGAGCAGGAGGGTCGCACGATCGGCGACCAAGGCTACACTCTGCGTCCGCGCAGGTCAGTAGG CAGCGCCAAATCCCGCATCAAGGGCTATCTGAAGATCTATCACGCCTTCATCCGTGAGACGCGCGAACAGAGCGAGCCCTCGAGCAGCAACAGCGATGGGGAATGGGAGCATGTGGAGGCCACCAATGCCAGCGACACGTCAGCGCAGCCG CACCCGTTTCCTACTGGCGGCAATGATGCCTTGCCCGCCGGCTGGGAGGAGCGACAGGATGCCAATGGGCGCACATATTATGTGAATCATACGGCAAGGACGACGCAATGGGAGAGACCCACTGT TTTGAATAGCAACAGTGGCCAGTCGGCTGATCAACTGGCCTCGGATTTCCAGCGACGTTTTCACATCAGCGTGGACGAAACGGAGACTGGACGCTCGGCG AACGAAGACAACGATCACACAGACAGCCACAATTCCTCAGAGATCTCAGCTCCGCCCACCCGACGCAATTCCGAGGAAGACAATGCGGCTGTGCCACCACAGGATCAA AATGCTGGCGGCGAGGAGGAGGCACTGCCACCGCGCTGGTCCATGCAAGTGGCGCCCAACGGCCGCACTTTCTTCATTGACCATGCCTCGCGCCGCACCACCTGGATAGATCCACGCAATGGACGGGCCAGTCCCATGCCAAACCAGACACGACGCGTCGAGGACGACCTGGGACCCTTGCCGGAGGGCTGGGAGGAGCGTGTGCATACGGATGGGCGTGTATTCTACATAGATCACA ATACACGCACCACACAGTGGGAGGATCCACGTTTGTCCAATCCAAACATTGCCGGACAGGCGGTGCCCTATTCGAGGGATTACAAACAGAAATACGAGTATTTCAAGAGTCACATTAGAAAGCCT ACAAACGTACCAAATAAACTGGAAATACGCATTCGCCGTACATCCATATTGGAGGACTCGTACCGAATCATCAGTTCGGTGACAAAAACAGATCTACTGAAGACTAAGTTGTGGGTGGAATTTGAGGGAGAGACTGGTTTAG ATTACGGTGGCCTTGCTAGGGAGTGGTTCTATTTACTATCCAAAGAAATGTTTAATCCATACTACGGACTATTTGAGTACTCGGCGATGGATAACTACACATTGCAAATCAACAACGGCAGCGGTTTGTGCAACGAGGAGCATTTAAGTTACTTCAA ATTCATTGGACGGATTGCTGGCATGGCTGTATATCATGGCAAGCTGCTGGATGCCTTCTTTATTCGTCCTTTCTACAAGATGATGCTGCAAAAGCCCATCGACCTGAAGGACATGGAGTCTGTGGACACGGAGTACTACAACTCTTTGATGTGGATCAAGGAGAACGATCCGCGCATTCTGGAGCTGACATTCTGCCTGGACGATGATGTGCTCGGCCAGAAGAGCCAGCACGATCTGAAGCCTGGTGGCGCCAACATAGACGTGACCAATGAGAACAAAGACGAGTACATCAA GCTCGTCATTGAATGGCGCTTTGTCGCGCGCGTCAAGGAACAAATGTCGTCCTTTCTCGACGGCTTTGGCTCGATTATTCCCCTGAATCTGATAAAGATCTTCGATGAgcacgagctggagctgctAATGTGCGGCATCCAGAACATCGATGTCAAGGACTGGCGCGAGAATACGCTGTACAAGGGCGACTATCACATGAATCACATTATTATCCAATGGTTCTGGCGCGCCGTTCTCTCCTTTTCCAACGAGATGCGCTCTCGCCTCCTACAGTTCGTGACCGGCACCTCACGCGTGCCCATGAACGGTTTCAAAGAGCTGTACGGCTCGAATGGCCCACAGATGTTCACCATCGAGAAGTGGGGCACACCCAACAACTTTCCACGGGCACACACTTG CTTTAATCGCCTGGACCTGCCGCCCTATGAGGGCTACCTGCAGCTGAAGGACAAGCTGATCAAGGCCATTGAGGGCAGTCAAGGCTTCGCGGGTGTTGATTAA